The following are encoded together in the Verrucomicrobiia bacterium genome:
- the sixA gene encoding phosphohistidine phosphatase SixA has product MELYILRHGIAVERGDKRYLKDDSQRPLTREGREKMHLGALGLKAAGVEFDVLISSPYVRARETAEIVARVFSARKKLQFSEGLIAEAKPRAFLKEIQRLSDEYESVMIVGHEPFLGRLIGLLLTDQPNLPLVLKKGGLCHLNLSDKEYGIMTLLMPHHLRRMARKTKQKKV; this is encoded by the coding sequence ATGGAACTCTACATCCTCCGGCACGGCATTGCCGTGGAACGCGGGGACAAACGCTACCTCAAGGACGATTCGCAAAGGCCTCTCACCCGCGAAGGCCGCGAGAAAATGCACCTCGGCGCGCTCGGCCTGAAGGCTGCCGGCGTCGAATTCGACGTGCTTATTTCCAGCCCTTACGTGCGCGCCCGCGAAACCGCCGAGATCGTGGCCCGCGTTTTTTCGGCCAGGAAAAAGCTGCAGTTCTCCGAAGGCCTCATTGCCGAGGCCAAGCCGCGCGCCTTTCTGAAAGAGATCCAGCGCCTTTCCGACGAATACGAAAGCGTGATGATCGTCGGCCACGAACCCTTTCTCGGCCGCCTCATCGGCCTGCTGCTGACCGACCAGCCGAACCTCCCGCTGGTCCTGAAAAAAGGCGGTCTCTGCCATCTCAATCTCTCCGACAAAGAATACGGCATCATGACGCTTCTGATGCCCCATCATCTCCGCCGCATGGCGCGTAAGACCAAGCAGAAAAAGGTTTAA